A window from Cryptomeria japonica chromosome 1, Sugi_1.0, whole genome shotgun sequence encodes these proteins:
- the LOC131031608 gene encoding F-box/FBD/LRR-repeat protein At1g13570 — MAAHDAFYALPDSLLSFILSKIPIKDAVKFSILSKRWRFLYTQMPELTFSPDLVLGPDCPSLNPLLVSSAENIISNILLLHSQNLEAFHLHNTGFDHSQPRFSHENVCKWVRYASSCNVQHLTLSDHYVPALFDESHSALKETPPPALFSCLRLVTLYLRHYILTSIPIDFVGFPHLISCRLEDVQLTDESLISLISLCPLLQKIERRRNDWLGNIEIFSPTIEHLSLHRIKSLSIKCPKLKILCGSMFEDLSVNGVRFYELSSAVFYVEMDCGSTLRQFFMEFSRGHSPGTRSRFLDIVGNIQRLKGLVIYLGDPFEREAEMDVPLLNLFHMLPNLQLLHMMGTFVQELAREPVPVCLTSPHLNLKKIRVQVLEFDDKEIAIISCLLQSTPFLERIEIQLPEEYEEGQCMYFLKDILYLRRASLLVRIIIMHDMYEI, encoded by the exons ATGGCTGCCCACGATGCATTCTACGCGCTTCCTgattctcttctttctttcataTTATCAAAAATCCCAATAAAAGATGCTGTCAAATTTTCCATTCTTTCAAAGAGATGGAGATTTCTCTACACTCAGATGCCTGAACTCACTTTCTCTCCGGATCTTGTTTTGGGGCCCGATTGCCCTTCTCTCAATCCTCTCCTTGTGTCAAGTGCTGAGAATATAATTTCCAACATCTTGCTTCTGCATTCACAAAATCTGGAGGCCTTTCACCTCCATAACACCGGGTTCGATCACAGCCAACCGCGCTTCTCTCATGAGAATGTGTGCAAATGGGTAAGATATGCATCTTCGTGTAATGTTCAACACCTCACTCTGTCTGACCACTATGTGCCGGCTCTTTTCGATGAGAGCCACAGTGCTTTAAAAGAAACCCCACCCCCCGCTCTCTTTTCATGTTTGCGTCTCGTAACACTATATCTACGCCACTACATCCTCACCAGTATCCCCATTGATTTTGTTGGATTCCCCCACCTGATTAGTTGTCGCCTCGAGGATGTTCAATTGACAGACGAGTCTTTAATCTCCTTAATTTCGCTCTGCCCCCTTCTGCAAaaaattgaaagaagaagaaatgatTGGCTAGGTAATATAGAAATCTTTTCACCCACCATTGAACATTTATCTTTGCATCGCATAAAATCTCTATCTATTAAATGCCCCAAACTCAAAATTCTATGCGGGTCCATGTTTGAGGATTTGAGTGTAAATGGTGTAAGATTCTATGAGCTTTCTTCTGCGGTCTTTTATGTTGAAATGGACTGTGGAAGTACTCTGAGGCAATTTTTCATGGAATTCTCAAGAGGACACAGTCCAGGAACAAGAAGTAGATTTCTTGACATAGTAGGCAACATCCAGCGCTTGAAGGGACTTGTCATATACCTGGGTGATCCCTTTGAAAGGGAAGCAGAGATGGATGTTCCTCTACTGAACCTGTTTCACATGCTTCCAAATCTTCAGTTGCTGCATATGATGGGAACCTTTGTACAG GAGTTAGCAAGAGAACCAGTACCTGTTTGCCTCACCTCTCCACATCTTAACCTTAAGAAAATACGGGTACAAGTGCTTGAGTTTGACGACAAGGAAATTGCCATAATAAGTTGCTTGCTTCAGAGCACGCCCTTTCTTGAAAGAATAGAAATTCAGCTACCTGAAGAATATGAGGAAGGTCAGTGTATGTACTTCTTGAAAGATATTTTGTACCTGAGGAGAGCATCCTTACTAGTAAGGATAATTATAATGCATGATATGTACGAAATTTAG